A section of the Roseomonas marmotae genome encodes:
- the paaX gene encoding phenylacetic acid degradation operon negative regulatory protein PaaX: protein MTAAPLLEILHHLNSAPSRTWSVVITVFGDAIVPRGGAVSLATLTEIFQAMGVAEGAVRTAMSRLSADGWLERSRQGRNSFYALAGKGQATFAEAAGRIYAPHAPAAPGRFRLVLAEGAEMRAALQQAGFGMAQPGLWVAPEGVEVPPEAAAAITLLAEADTQDARRLAGQCWPLEALAEAYRRFVAAFEPLALWMEQGHALEGVDALVARVLLIHEYRRAVLRHPPLPRALLPADWAGDTARALCGQLYRALLPASEAWLEEHATRAEGPLPPPGPDLAARFRER from the coding sequence ATGACCGCTGCGCCCCTGCTGGAGATTCTGCACCACCTCAACAGCGCGCCCTCGCGCACCTGGTCGGTGGTGATCACGGTGTTCGGCGACGCCATCGTGCCGCGCGGGGGTGCCGTCAGCTTGGCGACGCTGACGGAGATCTTCCAGGCCATGGGCGTGGCGGAGGGTGCGGTGCGCACGGCCATGTCGCGCCTTTCCGCCGACGGATGGCTGGAGCGCAGCCGCCAGGGCCGCAACAGCTTCTATGCCCTGGCCGGGAAGGGTCAGGCGACTTTCGCCGAGGCCGCCGGGCGCATCTACGCCCCCCATGCCCCCGCCGCGCCCGGGCGTTTCCGGCTGGTGCTGGCGGAAGGCGCGGAGATGCGCGCCGCGTTGCAACAGGCCGGTTTCGGAATGGCCCAGCCGGGGCTCTGGGTGGCGCCAGAAGGGGTGGAGGTACCGCCGGAAGCCGCCGCTGCCATTACGCTGCTGGCCGAGGCGGACACCCAGGATGCCCGCCGGCTGGCCGGGCAATGCTGGCCGCTGGAAGCCCTGGCCGAAGCTTACCGCCGTTTCGTCGCCGCCTTCGAGCCGCTGGCCCTCTGGATGGAGCAGGGCCATGCGCTGGAGGGGGTGGATGCGCTGGTGGCGCGGGTGCTGCTGATCCACGAATACCGCCGCGCCGTGCTGCGCCACCCGCCGCTGCCCCGCGCGCTGCTGCCGGCGGACTGGGCGGGGGATACGGCGCGCGCGCTGTGCGGGCAGCTCTACCGGGCGCTGCTGCCGGCTTCCGAGGCCTGGCTGGAGGAACATGCCACCCGCGCCGAAGGGCCGCTGCCGCCGCCCGGCCCGGATCTGGCCGCACGCTTCCGGGAGCGGTGA
- the paaI gene encoding hydroxyphenylacetyl-CoA thioesterase PaaI: protein MTADTQTLDSQAVAEASAQAMWRNDAASQGLGMRLLRVAPGEAEIAMEIEPRMANGHGSCHGGFLFALADSTFAFACNSFDRRTVAQACNITYLRPGKVGTTVTARARMVAQSGRSGIYEVRITDPEGEMIALFQGQSREIGGSVTGA, encoded by the coding sequence ATGACCGCTGACACCCAGACCCTCGACTCTCAGGCCGTGGCGGAAGCCAGCGCGCAGGCCATGTGGCGCAATGACGCGGCCTCCCAGGGCCTGGGGATGCGGCTGCTGCGGGTGGCGCCGGGCGAGGCCGAGATCGCGATGGAGATCGAGCCACGCATGGCCAATGGCCACGGCTCCTGCCACGGCGGCTTCCTCTTCGCGCTGGCGGACAGCACCTTCGCCTTCGCCTGCAACAGCTTCGACCGCCGCACCGTCGCGCAGGCCTGCAACATCACCTATCTGCGGCCGGGCAAGGTGGGCACGACCGTGACGGCGCGGGCGCGCATGGTGGCGCAGTCCGGGCGCAGCGGCATCTACGAGGTCCGCATCACCGACCCCGAGGGCGAGATGATCGCCCTCTTCCAGGGTCAGTCGCGCGAGATCGGCGGCAGCGTGACCGGTGCCTGA
- a CDS encoding mitochondrial fission ELM1 family protein, protein MTHPAAEASVWVLADPRAGTAAQALGIAERLERPFRTVPLAWGRLARLPWPWPSLAGLTPGARAGIAPPWPKLVISAGRRAAPVALWLGRRGARTVHCMRPGFGAARFDLLVVGRHDAPAPAPNLMPILGATHRMSPARLAAARSEWAELGRLPGPRVALLVGGRVRGEGLDLETAASLVPAARRHFPGATFLATTSRRTGSEATARIAADLRDLPHRLFRWGDAGPNPIAGFLAWADAVIVTADSVSMLSEACATGRPVLVAGEAPGRHAALARSLYEAGYASPISAPGLPHPPAPLDESGRVAARLREAGFA, encoded by the coding sequence ATGACGCATCCGGCGGCCGAGGCATCGGTCTGGGTTCTGGCCGATCCGCGTGCGGGCACTGCCGCCCAGGCCCTCGGCATCGCCGAGCGGCTGGAGCGTCCCTTCCGCACCGTGCCGCTGGCCTGGGGCAGGCTGGCGCGGCTGCCCTGGCCCTGGCCCAGCCTGGCCGGGCTGACCCCTGGGGCACGGGCGGGCATCGCGCCACCCTGGCCGAAACTGGTGATTTCCGCCGGCCGGCGTGCGGCGCCGGTGGCGCTCTGGCTGGGGCGGCGCGGCGCCCGCACCGTGCATTGCATGCGCCCGGGCTTCGGCGCCGCGCGCTTCGACCTGCTGGTGGTAGGGCGGCATGACGCGCCCGCACCGGCGCCGAACCTGATGCCCATCCTGGGCGCCACCCACCGGATGTCCCCGGCGCGGCTGGCGGCGGCGCGGAGCGAATGGGCGGAGCTCGGCCGCCTGCCGGGGCCGCGCGTGGCGCTGCTGGTGGGTGGTCGGGTGCGGGGGGAAGGGCTGGACCTGGAAACCGCCGCCAGTCTGGTCCCGGCGGCGCGCCGCCACTTTCCCGGCGCCACCTTCCTGGCCACCACCAGCCGCCGCACCGGGTCCGAGGCCACCGCCCGCATCGCCGCCGATCTGCGGGACCTGCCGCACCGGCTTTTCCGCTGGGGCGATGCCGGCCCGAACCCGATCGCAGGCTTCCTGGCCTGGGCGGATGCGGTGATCGTCACCGCCGACAGCGTCTCGATGCTGTCGGAAGCCTGCGCCACCGGCAGGCCGGTGCTGGTGGCGGGGGAGGCGCCCGGCCGCCATGCGGCCCTGGCGCGCAGCCTCTACGAAGCCGGCTATGCCAGCCCGATCTCGGCGCCCGGCCTGCCGCACCCACCGGCGCCGCTGGATGAAAGCGGCCGCGTCGCCGCACGTCTGCGCGAAGCCGGCTTCGCCTGA
- a CDS encoding orotate phosphoribosyltransferase — protein MTAMHLSDWDRDAALTTARILLEIKAVNFQPDEPYTYTSGWKSPVYIDCRKIISFPRARTRICDLAVEKINRHIGFESIEAVTGGETAGIPYAAWIADRMNAPMSYVRKKPKGFGKNAQIEGDVPVGKKTLLVEDLTTDGGSKIRFAQAMRDAGVVVDHTFVVFFYGVFPGVQEKLANINLNLLHLATWWDVLEVCRERPYFSEPALKEVRKFLEDPVTWSRDRGGVASMEEAEQYKAKAG, from the coding sequence ATGACCGCCATGCATCTTTCCGATTGGGACCGCGACGCCGCGCTGACCACCGCCCGTATCCTACTGGAGATCAAGGCGGTCAACTTCCAGCCGGACGAGCCCTATACCTATACCAGCGGTTGGAAGAGCCCGGTTTATATCGACTGCCGCAAGATCATTTCCTTCCCGCGCGCCCGCACCCGCATCTGCGACCTGGCGGTGGAGAAGATCAACCGCCACATCGGTTTCGAGAGCATCGAGGCCGTGACGGGCGGTGAGACCGCCGGCATCCCCTATGCCGCCTGGATCGCCGACCGCATGAATGCGCCGATGTCCTATGTGCGGAAGAAGCCCAAGGGCTTCGGCAAGAACGCGCAGATCGAGGGCGACGTGCCGGTGGGCAAGAAGACCCTGCTGGTGGAGGACCTGACCACCGACGGCGGCAGCAAGATCCGCTTCGCCCAGGCGATGCGCGATGCCGGCGTGGTGGTGGACCATACCTTCGTGGTCTTCTTCTACGGCGTCTTCCCTGGCGTGCAGGAGAAGCTGGCGAACATCAACCTGAACCTGCTGCACCTGGCCACCTGGTGGGACGTGCTGGAGGTGTGCCGCGAGCGCCCCTACTTCTCCGAGCCTGCCCTGAAGGAAGTCCGCAAGTTCCTGGAAGACCCCGTGACCTGGAGCCGCGACCGTGGCGGCGTGGCCAGCATGGAAGAGGCCGAGCAGTACAAGGCCAAGGCCGGCTGA
- a CDS encoding Nramp family divalent metal transporter produces MDDSPPTATALPAQGKDAVPGSSHHPSSLSEIHRSVAVPRAASWLRRLLAFIGPGYMVAVGYMDPGNWATAIAGGSAFGYTLLSVALLSSLMAMLLQAICARIGIASGRDLAQLCRERFPRWVAFPLWLLAEGAICATDLAEVIGTAIALQLLFGLPLLEGVLLTVLDTLLILWLQHKGMRWLEAFVIGLIALIAFCFIVQLAMADPAWGEVLRGYLPSASIVTDKAQLYLALGILGATVMPHNLYLHTALVQSRDTAQDEAGKREAIRFASIDSTVALVIALLINSAILILAAAAFHVHGHTEVAEIGDAHTLLAPLLGAAAPVLFAIALLACGLNSTVTATIAGQVVMEGFLRIRLPPALRRLVTRLIAVIPAVVVTWLYGERGTAELLVLSQVVLSLQLPFAVIPLMLFAGDRGRLGRLAAPHWQLALGWSSAALIVVLNVILMRDFFFG; encoded by the coding sequence ATGGATGACAGCCCGCCGACGGCGACCGCCCTGCCCGCCCAGGGGAAGGACGCCGTGCCGGGATCATCCCATCACCCCAGCAGCCTCAGCGAGATCCATCGCAGCGTGGCGGTGCCCAGGGCCGCCAGCTGGCTGCGGCGGCTGCTGGCCTTCATCGGCCCCGGCTACATGGTGGCCGTGGGCTATATGGACCCCGGCAACTGGGCCACGGCCATCGCCGGCGGCTCCGCCTTCGGCTACACGCTGCTCAGCGTCGCGCTGCTCTCCTCCCTCATGGCCATGCTGTTGCAGGCCATCTGCGCCCGAATCGGCATCGCCTCCGGCCGGGACCTGGCACAGCTCTGCCGGGAACGATTCCCGCGCTGGGTCGCCTTTCCCCTGTGGCTGCTGGCCGAAGGCGCGATCTGCGCCACCGATCTGGCCGAGGTCATCGGCACCGCCATCGCCCTGCAACTGCTGTTCGGACTGCCGCTGCTGGAGGGCGTGCTGCTGACGGTGCTCGACACGCTGCTGATCCTCTGGCTGCAGCACAAGGGCATGCGCTGGCTGGAAGCCTTCGTCATCGGGCTGATCGCGCTCATCGCCTTCTGCTTCATCGTCCAGCTCGCCATGGCCGATCCGGCCTGGGGCGAGGTGCTGCGCGGCTATCTGCCCTCCGCCTCCATCGTCACGGACAAGGCGCAGCTTTATCTCGCGCTGGGCATCCTGGGCGCGACGGTGATGCCGCATAACCTCTATCTGCACACCGCCCTCGTGCAGTCCCGTGACACCGCGCAGGACGAGGCCGGCAAGCGGGAGGCCATCCGCTTCGCCAGTATCGACAGCACGGTGGCGCTGGTCATCGCGCTGCTGATCAATTCCGCCATCCTGATCCTCGCCGCCGCAGCCTTCCATGTGCATGGCCATACCGAGGTGGCGGAGATCGGCGACGCCCATACCCTGCTGGCGCCCCTGCTGGGTGCTGCGGCGCCGGTGCTCTTCGCCATCGCGCTGCTGGCCTGCGGACTGAATTCCACCGTCACCGCCACCATTGCCGGCCAGGTGGTGATGGAGGGCTTCCTGCGGATACGCCTGCCCCCGGCGCTGCGGCGGCTGGTGACGCGGCTCATCGCCGTCATCCCAGCCGTGGTCGTCACCTGGCTCTATGGGGAGCGGGGCACGGCGGAACTGCTGGTGCTGTCCCAGGTCGTCCTCTCGCTGCAACTGCCCTTCGCCGTCATTCCGCTGATGCTCTTCGCGGGGGACCGCGGGCGGCTCGGCCGGCTGGCGGCGCCGCACTGGCAACTGGCGCTGGGATGGTCCTCGGCGGCGCTGATCGTGGTGCTGAACGTAATCCTGATGCGGGATTTCTTCTTCGGCTGA
- a CDS encoding DUF2171 domain-containing protein, with protein sequence MADASQISEHIEVVGFDGGHVGTVEDLEGRRLKPAKNDLAAGGEHHYLHLDLVEAVQEGKIVLNRAKAEAKDEWGRETRRLSDQQ encoded by the coding sequence ATGGCCGATGCATCCCAGATCAGCGAGCACATAGAGGTCGTCGGTTTCGATGGCGGCCATGTTGGCACGGTGGAGGATCTGGAGGGCCGGCGCCTGAAGCCGGCGAAGAATGACCTTGCTGCCGGTGGCGAGCACCACTACCTGCATCTCGACCTCGTCGAGGCGGTGCAGGAAGGCAAGATCGTGCTGAACCGCGCGAAGGCCGAGGCGAAGGACGAGTGGGGGCGTGAAACGCGTCGGTTGAGCGATCAGCAGTGA
- a CDS encoding DUF4214 domain-containing protein, which yields MALVVGTPGNDVLVGTAEADEIRGLGGNDRLEGGEGNDQLFGGAGNDELLGGAGDDWLDGEDGTDILDGGSGNDTLVLRAINGSSFQGGDGWDVLRLGAGIGTLYATIDLSTGFITSGAPGSVTSTVGGIEEVHGFRTVIGSDADERLVGGQVMQGGGGNDVLETTADSYIGLEAPPAPVTVLEGGSGDDTIIFSKRQLYGRFVYDVGARLDGGEGQDTLVFKNFTSQIDEVSHGRTIYYGIIADLTAGTAQINRNYHFGIDSISGFENLTGTDQNDILLGDAADNILRSGAGDDSLRGGAGNDLLDGGVGFDWLLLEGATAPTLVDLALGTAQDGQGGTDTLISIEAVQGSAQADTLLGTEAADMFFGGGGDDHLVGRGGNDDLRGDDGNDWLEGGEGNDTLRGGAGDDRIDGGAGFDIVIMDGLTFHGSGRALSVEGLLQLTTAEGTDTLSGVEEVRFLDGRLVLDADAPEAMVARLYAMALERTPEAHGLSFWSAQLEAGASLSSVADGILGSDEFTSRHGSPADNAGFVAMLYHDLLGRAPDAAGAIFWDELLAGGMSRGAVLAGFSESLENRALTTEVTAQGFWRLDTGAAEVARLYDTLLGRGPDAAGLVTFTALLQAGSNGVEVARGMLTSVEYQQNVGNVADDAFVASLYRTALDRTPDEAGLAFWTDMLAQGLSRAEVALAISESDEHLALTSPWIENGILIA from the coding sequence ATGGCTTTGGTAGTCGGCACTCCGGGAAATGATGTTCTGGTCGGCACGGCTGAGGCGGATGAGATCCGCGGCCTGGGCGGCAACGACCGCCTGGAGGGCGGGGAAGGGAATGATCAGCTCTTCGGCGGCGCTGGTAACGACGAGCTTCTGGGTGGTGCCGGCGATGACTGGCTGGATGGCGAGGACGGCACCGACATCCTGGATGGCGGCAGTGGCAACGACACCCTGGTGCTGCGGGCCATCAACGGCAGCAGCTTCCAGGGTGGCGACGGTTGGGATGTCCTGCGCCTGGGCGCCGGTATCGGCACCCTCTATGCCACCATCGACCTCAGCACCGGGTTCATCACCTCTGGCGCCCCCGGCAGCGTCACCAGCACCGTAGGTGGTATCGAGGAAGTCCATGGCTTCCGGACGGTGATCGGCTCGGACGCGGATGAGCGGCTTGTGGGCGGCCAAGTGATGCAGGGCGGCGGCGGCAATGACGTGCTGGAAACCACCGCGGATTCCTATATTGGGCTGGAAGCACCGCCTGCGCCGGTGACGGTGCTGGAGGGCGGCAGCGGCGATGACACCATCATCTTCAGCAAGCGGCAGCTGTATGGCCGTTTCGTCTATGACGTGGGCGCCCGCCTCGACGGCGGTGAAGGCCAGGACACCCTGGTGTTCAAGAACTTCACCTCGCAGATCGACGAGGTTTCTCACGGCAGGACCATCTATTACGGGATCATCGCGGACCTGACGGCCGGAACGGCCCAGATCAACCGCAACTATCACTTCGGCATCGACAGCATCTCCGGCTTCGAGAACCTCACCGGCACCGACCAGAACGACATCCTGCTGGGGGATGCGGCGGACAATATCCTGCGGAGTGGTGCCGGCGACGACAGCCTGCGTGGTGGCGCCGGGAATGACCTGCTGGACGGCGGCGTCGGCTTCGATTGGCTGCTGCTGGAGGGAGCCACCGCGCCGACCCTGGTGGATCTCGCCCTCGGCACGGCACAGGATGGGCAGGGCGGCACGGATACGCTGATCAGCATCGAGGCGGTCCAGGGCTCGGCGCAGGCCGATACCCTGCTCGGCACGGAGGCTGCGGACATGTTCTTCGGTGGCGGGGGCGACGACCATCTGGTCGGCCGCGGCGGCAACGACGACCTGCGGGGCGATGACGGCAACGACTGGCTGGAAGGCGGCGAAGGCAACGACACGCTGCGGGGCGGTGCCGGGGATGACCGGATCGACGGCGGCGCCGGCTTCGACATCGTGATCATGGATGGCCTGACCTTCCATGGCAGCGGCCGTGCCCTCTCGGTCGAAGGGCTGCTGCAGCTGACCACGGCCGAGGGCACCGATACCCTCTCCGGCGTGGAGGAGGTCCGCTTCCTCGACGGCCGCCTGGTGCTGGACGCGGATGCGCCGGAAGCCATGGTAGCCAGGCTTTACGCCATGGCGCTGGAGCGAACACCGGAAGCCCATGGCCTAAGCTTCTGGAGCGCGCAGCTTGAGGCCGGCGCCAGCCTGTCCAGCGTGGCCGACGGCATCCTGGGCAGCGACGAGTTCACCAGTCGCCACGGTTCCCCGGCGGACAATGCGGGCTTCGTGGCCATGCTCTACCACGACCTACTGGGGCGGGCGCCGGATGCTGCCGGCGCGATATTCTGGGACGAACTGCTGGCTGGCGGCATGAGCCGCGGCGCGGTACTGGCTGGCTTCAGTGAAAGCCTGGAGAACCGGGCCTTGACCACCGAAGTGACCGCGCAGGGCTTCTGGCGCCTCGATACCGGCGCCGCCGAGGTGGCGCGGCTCTACGACACGCTGCTGGGCCGGGGGCCGGATGCGGCCGGCCTGGTCACCTTCACCGCTCTCCTTCAGGCAGGAAGCAACGGGGTGGAGGTCGCTCGCGGCATGCTGACGTCGGTGGAGTACCAGCAGAACGTCGGCAATGTGGCGGATGATGCCTTTGTCGCCTCGCTCTACCGCACGGCGCTGGATCGCACGCCGGACGAGGCTGGACTGGCCTTCTGGACCGACATGCTCGCGCAGGGCCTGTCGCGGGCGGAAGTGGCGCTGGCCATCTCCGAGAGCGACGAGCATCTGGCGCTGACCAGCCCCTGGATCGAGAACGGCATCCTGATCGCCTGA
- a CDS encoding peptide ABC transporter substrate-binding protein, protein MRHALAAFLALGLAMPAAAQPARDSLTIGITQYPANFHPNIENMAAKAYILGFALRPVTAYDQDWKLTCLACDTLPSLENGQARLEQTPDGKPGIRITWRLREGETWGDGTPVTAEDMRFAWEAGRAFETGFGPAELYRSAYEFIVEDARSFTVRFDKVTFDFAGLGQFQPLPARIERPIWEADKAGYRTRSAYETATTNPALYNGPYRIAATQPGAGVTLERNEHWSGPVPAFRRINIRAVENTTAMEAQLLAGQVDMIAGELGLPLEQAAALQKRTGDRFQFSYRPGLSYEHIDINLQNPVLADSRVRQALLMAADRGQIVARLYEGRQPVALGNVHPEDRMYDPEVPVWPYDPTRAWALLEEAGWRPGPDGIRRNTAGERLAFDLMTTAGNRAREQVQQILAGMWRAIGAEARIRNEPPRIFFGETVSQRKFTGMAMFAWISSPENVPRTLFHSDEVPTAARNWSGQNYTGFTSPEADRLIEALPVELDPEKRRPLWSELQRLVATELPALPLWHRSDPHIWPRWLEGVRPTGHQNYSSLWVTEWRVKP, encoded by the coding sequence ATGCGCCACGCCCTCGCTGCCTTCCTGGCCCTCGGCCTCGCCATGCCCGCCGCCGCCCAGCCGGCGCGCGACAGCCTGACCATCGGCATCACGCAATACCCCGCCAATTTCCACCCGAATATCGAGAACATGGCCGCCAAGGCCTATATCCTCGGCTTCGCGCTGCGCCCGGTCACGGCCTACGACCAGGACTGGAAGCTCACCTGCCTGGCCTGCGACACCCTCCCCAGCCTGGAGAACGGGCAGGCGCGGCTGGAGCAGACGCCGGATGGCAAGCCCGGCATCCGCATTACCTGGCGCCTCCGGGAAGGTGAGACATGGGGCGACGGCACCCCCGTCACGGCGGAGGATATGCGCTTCGCCTGGGAGGCAGGCCGCGCCTTCGAGACCGGCTTCGGCCCGGCGGAGCTCTACCGCTCGGCCTATGAATTCATCGTCGAGGATGCCCGCAGCTTCACGGTGCGCTTCGACAAGGTGACCTTCGACTTCGCGGGGCTTGGCCAGTTCCAGCCCCTGCCCGCCCGCATCGAGCGCCCGATCTGGGAAGCCGACAAGGCAGGCTACCGCACCCGCAGCGCCTATGAGACCGCCACCACCAACCCGGCGCTCTACAATGGTCCCTACCGCATCGCCGCCACCCAGCCCGGCGCGGGCGTGACGCTGGAGCGCAACGAGCACTGGTCCGGCCCCGTCCCCGCCTTTCGCCGCATCAACATCCGCGCGGTGGAGAATACGACGGCCATGGAGGCGCAGCTGCTGGCCGGGCAGGTGGACATGATCGCGGGCGAGCTGGGCCTGCCGCTGGAGCAGGCGGCGGCGCTGCAGAAGCGCACCGGCGACCGCTTCCAGTTCAGCTATCGCCCCGGCCTCTCCTACGAGCATATCGACATCAACCTGCAGAACCCCGTGCTGGCGGACAGCCGGGTGCGGCAGGCGCTGCTGATGGCGGCCGACCGTGGGCAGATCGTCGCGCGGCTCTATGAGGGGCGGCAGCCGGTGGCGCTGGGCAATGTGCATCCGGAGGACCGGATGTACGACCCGGAGGTGCCCGTCTGGCCCTATGACCCCACGCGCGCCTGGGCGCTGCTGGAGGAAGCCGGCTGGCGCCCCGGCCCCGACGGCATCCGCCGCAATACGGCGGGCGAGCGGCTGGCCTTCGACCTCATGACCACCGCCGGCAACCGGGCGCGGGAGCAGGTGCAGCAGATCCTGGCGGGCATGTGGCGCGCCATCGGCGCCGAGGCGCGCATCCGCAACGAGCCGCCCCGCATCTTTTTCGGGGAGACGGTGAGCCAGCGGAAGTTCACGGGCATGGCCATGTTCGCCTGGATCAGCAGCCCGGAGAACGTCCCCCGCACCCTCTTCCACAGCGACGAGGTCCCGACCGCGGCGCGCAACTGGTCCGGCCAGAACTACACCGGCTTCACCAGCCCCGAAGCCGATAGGCTGATCGAGGCCCTGCCGGTGGAGCTGGACCCGGAGAAGCGCCGCCCGCTCTGGTCCGAATTGCAGCGGCTGGTGGCGACCGAACTGCCCGCCCTGCCGCTCTGGCACCGCTCCGACCCGCATATCTGGCCGCGCTGGCTGGAAGGCGTGCGCCCGACCGGGCACCAGAACTATTCCTCGCTCTGGGTCACGGAGTGGCGGGTGAAGCCTTGA
- a CDS encoding ABC transporter permease: protein MRLLLARLPQIAVTLLLLSLVAWMAIGLMPGDPASLAMMSDPRLTAGDIARLRALHGLDQPLMTRYLVWAGGVLRGEFGYSRLFAQPVAAVLWPALRSTLVLVGLALLLAALSGVALGALAALRPRAGALVDALALLAQAVPSFWLGILLIILFAVTLGWLPAGGLPGEGQPAWQFLVLPVATIAFGQMAAYARHAAAALTQALRQPWARSARARGASDHRVLWRHALPNAGVPLLTLLALDIGSLVSGALVTETVFARPGMGKLLYDAVMGNDYNLALLALLLVALVTMLATLAADLAQRWLDPRLEAA from the coding sequence TTGAGGCTGCTCCTCGCCCGGCTGCCGCAGATCGCCGTCACGCTGCTGTTGCTCTCTCTGGTGGCCTGGATGGCCATCGGGCTGATGCCGGGCGACCCGGCCTCTCTGGCCATGATGTCCGACCCGCGCCTGACGGCCGGGGATATCGCCCGCCTCCGCGCGCTGCACGGGTTGGATCAGCCCCTGATGACGCGATACCTGGTCTGGGCCGGCGGCGTGCTGCGGGGCGAATTCGGCTATTCCCGCCTCTTCGCCCAGCCCGTGGCCGCCGTGCTCTGGCCGGCGCTGCGCTCGACGCTGGTGCTGGTGGGGTTGGCCCTGCTGCTGGCGGCGCTCTCGGGCGTGGCGCTGGGGGCGCTGGCGGCGCTCCGCCCCCGCGCCGGGGCGCTGGTGGATGCGCTGGCGCTGCTGGCGCAGGCCGTGCCCTCCTTCTGGCTGGGCATCCTGCTGATCATTCTTTTCGCGGTCACGCTGGGCTGGCTGCCGGCGGGCGGCCTGCCGGGCGAGGGCCAGCCGGCCTGGCAATTCCTGGTGCTGCCCGTCGCCACCATCGCCTTCGGGCAGATGGCCGCCTATGCCCGCCACGCCGCCGCCGCCCTGACCCAGGCGCTGCGCCAGCCCTGGGCGCGCAGCGCGCGGGCACGCGGGGCCTCCGACCACCGTGTGCTCTGGCGCCACGCCCTGCCCAATGCGGGGGTGCCGCTGCTGACCCTGCTGGCGCTGGATATCGGCAGCCTCGTCTCCGGCGCGCTGGTGACAGAGACGGTCTTCGCCCGCCCCGGCATGGGCAAGCTGCTCTACGACGCCGTCATGGGCAATGACTACAACCTCGCCCTGCTGGCGCTGCTGCTGGTGGCGCTGGTGACCATGCTCGCCACCCTGGCGGCCGATCTCGCCCAGCGCTGGCTGGACCCGCGGCTGGAGGCCGCATGA
- a CDS encoding ABC transporter permease — translation MTRLRLGLLILALLFLAALSAPLLQGWIGADPHQPDLFARYEPASAAHPLGADELGRDILLRLFYGARVSLLVGLAAALAASALGTALGMLAAWRGGWLDAVLMRLADGLLALPALPLLVLLAAVDPARLGLPRGEAWTDMLRIIGILVIFGWVGVARLARAATLSVLATDYVRAARALGVTEARLLRRHVLPAIAAPVAVAASLAVAGAILAESVLSFLGLGIQPPAPSWGNMLANAQEAVFAAPWAAIWPGLAILLAVAACGLVADGVARGKD, via the coding sequence ATGACGCGCCTGCGCCTCGGCCTGCTCATCCTGGCGCTGCTGTTCCTGGCCGCCCTCTCGGCACCGCTGCTGCAAGGCTGGATCGGCGCCGACCCGCACCAGCCCGACCTCTTCGCCCGCTACGAGCCCGCCTCCGCCGCCCATCCCCTGGGGGCGGACGAGCTGGGGCGGGACATCCTGCTGCGGCTCTTCTACGGCGCCCGCGTCTCGCTGCTGGTCGGTCTGGCGGCGGCGCTGGCGGCCAGCGCGCTGGGCACGGCGCTGGGCATGCTGGCGGCCTGGCGCGGCGGCTGGCTGGACGCAGTGCTGATGCGGCTGGCCGACGGGCTGCTGGCCCTGCCCGCCTTACCTCTGCTGGTGCTGCTGGCGGCGGTGGACCCGGCGCGCCTCGGCCTGCCGCGTGGCGAGGCCTGGACGGATATGCTGCGCATCATCGGCATCCTCGTGATCTTCGGCTGGGTGGGGGTGGCGCGGCTGGCGCGGGCGGCGACGCTCTCCGTCCTCGCCACCGATTATGTCCGTGCCGCCCGTGCCCTGGGCGTGACCGAGGCGCGGCTGCTGCGCCGGCACGTGCTGCCGGCCATCGCGGCGCCGGTGGCGGTCGCCGCCTCCCTCGCCGTGGCGGGCGCCATCCTGGCGGAGAGCGTGCTGAGCTTCCTCGGCCTCGGCATCCAGCCGCCGGCACCGTCCTGGGGGAACATGCTGGCCAATGCGCAGGAGGCGGTCTTCGCCGCGCCCTGGGCGGCCATCTGGCCGGGCCTCGCCATCCTGCTGGCTGTGGCTGCCTGCGGGCTGGTGGCGGACGGGGTGGCGCGTGGCAAGGATTGA
- the ybaK gene encoding Cys-tRNA(Pro) deacylase, translated as MSRTTRATQALQKAGIAFTLHPYDYDPAAERIGMAAAAALGIEPRQMLKTLMAEADGKPVCVVAPSDREVSMKRLAALFGAKSAHMMKPEAAERLTGYHVGGISPFGQKRAVPTAIEEAAMTEERVFINAGQRGLLVALTPADAKDILRARTGPLIA; from the coding sequence ATGTCCCGCACCACCCGCGCCACCCAGGCGCTGCAGAAGGCCGGCATCGCCTTCACCCTGCATCCCTATGACTACGACCCCGCGGCCGAGCGCATCGGCATGGCCGCCGCGGCAGCGCTGGGCATCGAGCCCCGGCAGATGCTGAAGACGCTGATGGCGGAGGCGGACGGCAAGCCCGTCTGCGTCGTCGCCCCATCCGACCGGGAGGTCAGCATGAAGCGGCTGGCCGCGCTCTTCGGCGCCAAGTCGGCACATATGATGAAGCCCGAGGCCGCCGAGCGGCTCACCGGCTACCATGTCGGCGGAATCAGCCCCTTCGGCCAGAAGCGCGCCGTGCCCACCGCCATCGAGGAAGCCGCGATGACGGAGGAGAGGGTCTTCATCAATGCCGGACAACGCGGATTGCTGGTCGCGCTCACTCCGGCGGATGCCAAGGATATTTTACGCGCACGCACCGGACCCCTGATAGCATGA